A window from Polyangiaceae bacterium encodes these proteins:
- a CDS encoding ParA family protein: MLTIAVMNFKGGVGKTTLSILLANELAQRGHRVLLSDCDPQNSAMAWQSWSKSNLMVERVEKIRPKKTERSDVDMNVLDCPPRYGDQCIAAAIASDVALVPVMPGPLDYAATGLLVETLREANKRRTSPLPALLVANRTMPRSVVSRLLVETLNKLATQVDGARVSKTALPQRTAYVEALMGTWTPLAKEARTPVRALCDEALALAGRK; encoded by the coding sequence ATGTTGACCATCGCGGTGATGAACTTCAAAGGCGGCGTAGGGAAGACCACGCTATCGATCTTGCTCGCAAACGAACTCGCGCAACGTGGGCATCGAGTGCTCCTCTCGGATTGTGATCCTCAGAACAGCGCCATGGCGTGGCAGAGTTGGTCGAAGTCGAACCTGATGGTCGAACGCGTCGAGAAGATTCGTCCGAAAAAAACGGAACGCTCCGACGTCGACATGAACGTCCTCGATTGTCCGCCCCGATATGGTGACCAATGCATCGCGGCCGCGATTGCCTCCGACGTGGCTTTGGTCCCCGTCATGCCCGGCCCGCTCGACTATGCCGCTACGGGGCTGCTCGTCGAGACCTTGCGCGAAGCAAATAAGCGCCGAACGTCGCCGCTGCCGGCTCTGCTCGTGGCGAATCGAACGATGCCCCGATCCGTCGTGAGCCGTTTGCTCGTCGAGACGCTCAACAAGCTGGCAACGCAAGTCGATGGCGCCCGCGTTTCGAAGACGGCGCTGCCGCAGCGCACAGCTTACGTCGAGGCGCTCATGGGGACATGGACGCCGCTTGCGAAAGAGGCGAGGACTCCCGTTCGTGCATTGTGCGATGAGGCTTTGGCTTTGGCGGGGCGTAAATGA
- a CDS encoding trypsin-like peptidase domain-containing protein translates to MIATAHHVIRQVDDGLDHRIAVKLLDTSKFEQVLCLAEDKENDLAVIKIAKQGTEYLRLSSTDSIPQTTRIFVIGHPGKGTYSEFWSVTQGSVTSRAIGPDEKSITASMHASSLVTVAVQCCLPEARLSEWQTGR, encoded by the coding sequence TTGATCGCGACGGCACATCACGTTATTCGGCAAGTTGATGACGGTTTGGATCACCGGATCGCGGTAAAATTACTGGACACGTCAAAGTTCGAGCAAGTGCTTTGTCTTGCCGAGGACAAAGAGAACGATCTCGCGGTAATAAAAATAGCAAAACAAGGTACCGAGTATTTGCGACTTTCATCCACTGACAGCATTCCACAAACAACACGAATTTTCGTAATTGGACATCCTGGCAAGGGAACCTATAGCGAATTCTGGTCTGTGACTCAAGGCAGCGTGACCAGTCGTGCAATTGGTCCAGATGAGAAGAGTATTACGGCGTCGATGCACGCATCGAGCCTGGTAACAGTGGCGGTCCAGTGTTGCTTACCGGAGGCGAGGTTATCGGAGTGGCAGACTGGAAGGTAA